The window CCAGTCCATCTCCAGTTTCCCTTGATGCTCCAATATTCCGTAGCAGGTGGCCAATACACTTTTGGTCATAGACCATCCCAATATGGGTGTGTCTTGATCAAAACTGTCCACGTAGCGTTCTGCAATCAGGTGTCCTTTGTACAGAATGAGCATGGTGCGCGTTTTTTGGGTCTCGGGCTCAGCAAACGCCATGGCAATGGCCTTGTTGATTTGGTCCATGTCCACCTCTGGAAAAACGGTGTCCTTCGGCGCAGCCTGACCATAAGGATAGGGAATAGTATCCATAACTTGATTTCGGTTGGGACGAAGGGTCATGGCTTCCGGGTCATAATCTTCGTTGATCAATACCGCACCCAGTCCATCGCGATAAACAGCGGTACGCTCCATCAGGCCATACACAGTAGCCGTGGCCGAACGTTCAGTTTCCTTAACCTCGGTGGAAGCCAGTTCCACCAGCGGGGCCTTGTTGTCAATTTGGTTCATGCTGGCCGCCGAACGGTGCGCCACATACACCCCGGAGGCCACATTTTTGGCGGCATAGCCGGAAATCATATTCAATTTGGGATAATTCAGGTACACAATCACTCCGATGGCAATGATCAGGAGCAATAAAACACGCTTAAGTAGTTTCATGGTTATCAGATGTATTTGTAACTTTCTGCATCTAAATATAAACATTAAATGTATGTCCAACATCGGATTGATCATCGAGGAACGCAGCAGGGATATCGGTGATTTTTTGGTCGGGCGCTTGATTCCCTTCCGCAAAAAAAGAATGATCGGCCCGTTTATTTTTATTGACCATATGGGCCCAACGCAATTGGGACCCAAAAAATATATGGATGTAGACCAACATCCGCATATGGGACTCTCTACCTTGACCTTTATGCTCGAAGGGGAGATTATCCATGAGGACAGTTTGGGAACACACCAAAGAATTAGGCCGGGTTCCGTGAACTGGATGACGGCAGGCAAGGGGGTAACCCATACCGAACGAACTCCAAAAGACCTTAGGGATGGGAACACTTTCACCGCCCATGGCTATCAAATTTGGGTGGCCTTGCCCAAGGAACTTGAGGACATGGAACCACAATTCCACCATATCGATGGGAAGGATATTCCTAAATGGACGGATGGCCAAACGGAGTTCAAACTGGTAGCTGGAGAAGGTTATGATAAAAAGTCTCCTGTTCCCGTTCATTCCAACCTATTTATGGTCGAAGTCAAAGCTCCAGAAAGCTATACCCTCAATGTCAATGGGCATCTGAAAGGAGAAAT is drawn from Flagellimonas sp. MMG031 and contains these coding sequences:
- a CDS encoding pirin family protein → MSNIGLIIEERSRDIGDFLVGRLIPFRKKRMIGPFIFIDHMGPTQLGPKKYMDVDQHPHMGLSTLTFMLEGEIIHEDSLGTHQRIRPGSVNWMTAGKGVTHTERTPKDLRDGNTFTAHGYQIWVALPKELEDMEPQFHHIDGKDIPKWTDGQTEFKLVAGEGYDKKSPVPVHSNLFMVEVKAPESYTLNVNGHLKGEIGICIVEGSIEACGERVGQGNILVSKVEDTCNIKLYPNTHLLLFGGEPFPEERHIYWNFVSSSKEKLEQAKQAWANKTFPMMENDDTYVPLPN